The Flavobacterium marginilacus genome window below encodes:
- the nrtS gene encoding nitrate/nitrite transporter NrtS, translating to MLSKNIKNALIIAVVVGTILNTINSYGVIWESNFTFRNVLRIVLTYITPFCVSLYSSTLASKSFEKSNTRNTVTEK from the coding sequence ATGCTTTCCAAAAACATAAAAAACGCCTTGATTATTGCTGTTGTAGTAGGAACAATATTGAACACGATCAATAGTTATGGTGTGATTTGGGAAAGCAATTTTACTTTTAGAAATGTTTTAAGAATTGTATTAACGTACATCACTCCGTTTTGTGTTTCTTTATATTCTTCTACATTAGCATCAAAATCATTTGAAAAATCAAATACAAGAAACACAGTTACCGAAAAGTAG
- a CDS encoding DUF294 nucleotidyltransferase-like domain-containing protein, whose product MKNTISHRVADFLKNFPPFTFLSQNDIEILSEQISIIYKEKDSVIFAENDETHDSFYVVHKGAVALRKGIKNDTIDMCDEGDIFGLRPLIANENYQMESRAYEETILYAIPIAVFKPYALMNKNVGDFLIQSFASNTQNPYSESYRGKLYGETLAGDLLDNKPQILDIHPVKYSKKIVTCSSATPVKEIAQIMTKKNVGAILVVEDKLPIGIITDKDLRNKIVTGEYPITSAASVIMTSPVITYPKKLTTTQAQMAMMKSNISHICLTKDGTPNTKAIGILSKHDVMVSLGNNPAVLIKAVKRAKKYKEIKPIRASIMQLLQGYLDQNIPITLTSKIITELNDVCIQQVITIALKKMDTPPPVKFGWLAMGSQGRSEQLLQTDQDNALVYEDVPEELKEKTKKYFLELAAHVNKGLFEIGYEYCPAEMMASNPKWCLSLDEWKNLVHHWITNTGKDEVLLSFIFFDYSLSYGDSELVNKLSDFILEDIKANPVFYIHLLSGALQSPSPTGFFRQFLLEQDGANKDFFDIKRRALMPLSDAARVLILSHAVKSISNTPERFEKLAELEPQNKELYLSCAYSYKALLKFRTKQGLLHHDSGQYIALEHLTKLEKIKLKSTFKTIKELQEIISIRFNPSNIL is encoded by the coding sequence ATGAAAAATACTATTTCGCATAGAGTTGCCGATTTCCTTAAGAACTTCCCTCCTTTTACTTTTTTAAGCCAAAATGATATTGAGATACTCTCCGAACAGATTTCAATTATTTACAAAGAAAAAGACAGTGTAATTTTTGCCGAAAATGATGAAACTCACGACTCTTTTTATGTTGTTCATAAAGGCGCTGTTGCTCTTAGAAAAGGAATAAAAAATGACACTATTGATATGTGTGATGAAGGCGATATTTTTGGATTAAGACCTCTGATAGCTAATGAAAATTACCAGATGGAGTCTAGAGCCTATGAAGAAACCATTCTGTATGCTATTCCTATCGCAGTTTTTAAGCCGTATGCATTAATGAATAAAAATGTCGGGGATTTTTTAATTCAGAGTTTTGCTTCCAATACACAAAATCCGTATTCCGAAAGTTACAGGGGAAAACTCTATGGCGAAACTTTGGCTGGAGATCTTTTGGATAATAAACCTCAGATATTAGATATTCATCCTGTAAAATATTCAAAAAAAATAGTAACCTGTTCCTCTGCAACTCCGGTGAAAGAAATTGCACAGATAATGACAAAAAAAAATGTGGGAGCAATACTTGTAGTTGAAGATAAACTTCCCATAGGTATCATTACAGATAAGGATCTGAGGAATAAAATTGTCACCGGCGAATATCCAATCACATCTGCTGCATCAGTCATCATGACAAGCCCTGTTATCACATATCCTAAAAAGCTGACCACTACACAAGCGCAGATGGCCATGATGAAAAGCAACATCAGCCATATCTGCCTTACCAAAGACGGCACTCCAAATACTAAAGCTATTGGAATCCTTTCAAAGCACGATGTGATGGTTTCATTAGGAAATAATCCTGCTGTTTTGATTAAAGCTGTAAAAAGAGCCAAAAAATACAAGGAAATAAAACCAATACGAGCCAGCATCATGCAGTTATTGCAAGGCTATCTTGACCAGAACATCCCAATAACATTAACATCAAAAATCATCACCGAATTAAATGATGTCTGTATTCAGCAGGTTATTACTATTGCTTTGAAAAAAATGGATACGCCTCCGCCGGTAAAATTCGGCTGGCTGGCTATGGGAAGCCAAGGGCGAAGTGAACAATTACTGCAGACCGATCAGGATAATGCGCTGGTTTATGAAGATGTTCCCGAAGAATTAAAAGAAAAAACCAAGAAATACTTCCTAGAACTCGCTGCACATGTCAACAAAGGACTATTTGAAATAGGATATGAATACTGCCCTGCCGAAATGATGGCGTCCAACCCAAAATGGTGTCTGAGTCTCGATGAATGGAAAAATTTAGTACATCACTGGATCACAAATACCGGAAAAGACGAGGTGCTCCTGTCCTTTATATTTTTTGATTACAGCTTGTCTTATGGAGACAGCGAACTTGTAAACAAACTTTCCGATTTTATTCTGGAAGACATTAAAGCAAATCCTGTATTTTACATTCATTTATTAAGCGGTGCTTTGCAAAGCCCGTCCCCTACTGGATTTTTCAGACAATTTTTATTGGAGCAGGATGGTGCCAACAAAGATTTTTTTGACATAAAAAGAAGAGCATTAATGCCATTGAGTGATGCAGCAAGGGTATTAATTTTATCCCATGCCGTAAAATCAATCAGTAATACTCCTGAGCGTTTTGAAAAATTAGCCGAACTGGAACCGCAGAACAAAGAATTATACCTGTCCTGCGCCTATTCGTATAAAGCGCTTTTAAAATTCAGAACCAAACAAGGACTGCTGCATCATGATTCCGGGCAGTATATTGCACTGGAACACCTTACTAAATTAGAAAAAATCAAATTAAAAAGTACTTTTAAAACCATTAAAGAACTTCAGGAAATTATCTCCATCCGTTTTAATCCATCAAATATACTGTAA
- a CDS encoding 3'-5' exonuclease, with amino-acid sequence MKNIFEKWKTILFDFLKITKKPIDETLLHSVESARFVVLDTETTGFDYDNDRMLCIGAVTLQNSVIAISESFEMYIHQEHYDKNSVQIHGILKDLVMTKPSELEVLQQFLTFLGDSIIIAHHTIFDITMINRALERNGLPLLTNKTLDTAFLYKKTLIRSNLLEYKDHYALDDLADKFDISKKDRHTAMGDAFITAIAFLKIVKKLKEKKRKGEFLLKDLFYY; translated from the coding sequence ATGAAGAACATTTTTGAGAAATGGAAAACCATACTATTTGATTTTTTAAAAATAACTAAAAAGCCAATTGATGAAACGCTTTTACACAGTGTTGAAAGCGCCCGTTTTGTAGTATTGGATACCGAAACCACTGGTTTTGATTATGACAACGACCGAATGCTCTGCATAGGTGCCGTTACGCTGCAAAACAGTGTTATTGCAATTTCAGAATCATTTGAAATGTACATACACCAAGAACATTATGACAAAAACAGTGTTCAGATCCATGGTATTCTCAAAGATCTGGTTATGACCAAACCCAGTGAATTAGAAGTGCTGCAGCAGTTTTTGACTTTCCTGGGAGATTCGATTATCATTGCCCATCATACCATATTTGACATCACGATGATCAATCGTGCTTTGGAACGAAATGGTCTTCCGCTGTTAACGAACAAAACATTAGACACAGCATTTCTTTATAAAAAAACATTAATCAGATCTAATTTATTGGAATATAAAGATCATTATGCATTGGACGATCTTGCCGATAAATTTGATATTTCCAAAAAAGACCGCCACACCGCAATGGGCGATGCCTTTATCACTGCTATTGCCTTCCTGAAAATTGTAAAAAAATTAAAAGAGAAAAAAAGAAAAGGCGAATTTCTTCTTAAAGATTTGTTTTATTATTAA
- a CDS encoding MFS transporter: MNNQNPGKFRWTICAMLFFATTINYLDRQVLSLTWSDFISPEFHWTNNDYGNITALFSIFYAVSLLFAGKFVDWMDTKKGFLWAIGIWSLGACLHAFCGIATSGIITGNWFVGFEGAKEAISKVNDTAMIISVSVSLFIFARFILAIGEAGNFPAAIKTTAEYFPKKDRAFATSIFNAGATVGALAAPITIPFIAKSFGWEMSFIIIGALGFIWMGFWIFIYAKPEKHPKVNAAELAYIQQDVTADSKIEGYVPETDTKVSLADCFKYKQTWAFAFGKFMTDGVWWFFLFWTPAYLSSVYEMDSTEAAFPLFVLYMITLLSIIGGWLPTYFVEKKGMNPYEGRMKSMLIFAFFPLLALVAQPLGYISYWLPVIIIGIAGAAHQAWSANIFTTVGDMFPKKAIATITGIGGLAGGIGSTIINKGSGVLFDYAKESEMVFMGFKGIEAGYFIIFSICAVCYLIGWTVMKSLVPKYSPITDL; encoded by the coding sequence ATGAATAATCAGAACCCAGGTAAATTTAGATGGACCATTTGTGCAATGCTTTTTTTTGCAACAACCATTAATTACCTTGACAGACAAGTACTTTCTTTAACATGGAGCGATTTTATTTCACCCGAATTTCACTGGACAAACAATGACTACGGAAACATAACTGCTTTATTTTCTATATTTTATGCTGTTTCATTATTATTTGCAGGCAAATTTGTTGATTGGATGGATACAAAAAAAGGATTCCTCTGGGCAATTGGAATCTGGTCACTAGGTGCCTGTTTACACGCCTTCTGCGGGATTGCAACATCAGGAATTATAACTGGAAACTGGTTTGTAGGCTTTGAAGGAGCAAAAGAAGCCATAAGCAAAGTAAACGATACTGCAATGATTATCTCTGTGAGTGTTTCTCTGTTTATTTTTGCCCGATTTATATTAGCCATAGGTGAAGCCGGAAACTTTCCTGCTGCTATTAAAACCACAGCCGAATACTTCCCTAAAAAAGACAGAGCATTTGCAACAAGTATATTCAATGCCGGAGCAACTGTTGGTGCTTTGGCCGCACCGATAACAATTCCTTTTATCGCTAAATCCTTTGGCTGGGAAATGTCATTTATCATAATTGGAGCTTTAGGTTTTATATGGATGGGTTTTTGGATTTTCATCTATGCAAAACCTGAAAAACATCCAAAAGTTAATGCCGCTGAATTAGCCTATATTCAGCAGGATGTCACGGCAGATAGCAAAATTGAGGGATATGTGCCAGAAACTGATACTAAAGTTTCTCTTGCAGACTGCTTTAAATACAAACAAACATGGGCATTTGCTTTTGGAAAATTTATGACTGATGGTGTCTGGTGGTTCTTTTTATTCTGGACTCCTGCTTATTTAAGCTCAGTTTACGAAATGGATTCTACAGAAGCTGCTTTCCCATTATTTGTTTTATACATGATCACTTTACTTTCAATAATCGGCGGATGGCTTCCAACTTACTTTGTTGAGAAAAAAGGAATGAATCCTTATGAAGGTCGTATGAAATCCATGCTGATTTTTGCATTTTTTCCTTTGCTGGCATTAGTAGCACAGCCATTAGGATACATTTCATATTGGCTGCCTGTAATAATAATTGGTATTGCAGGTGCTGCACACCAGGCCTGGTCTGCAAATATATTTACAACTGTTGGAGATATGTTCCCTAAAAAAGCAATTGCAACCATCACTGGAATTGGCGGATTAGCAGGAGGAATTGGGTCAACAATAATCAATAAAGGTTCTGGAGTATTATTTGACTATGCCAAAGAAAGCGAAATGGTTTTCATGGGATTCAAAGGAATTGAAGCTGGATATTTCATCATATTCTCCATTTGTGCTGTCTGTTATTTAATAGGCTGGACAGTAATGAAATCATTAGTGCCAAAATACAGTCCGATAACAGATCTTTAA
- a CDS encoding MFS transporter has translation MNEANAAIGKYRWTICSLVFFATTVNYLDRNVISYLRPFLAEAFHWSPEQEVIDYANIEIAFKIAYAFGMLMAGGFIDKLGTKLGYAIATGLWSLAAIAHAFATGTGGFIIARIFLGVTEAGNFPAAIKATAEWFPQKERALATGIFNSGSNIGAIIVPLTVPFIAENYGWQWAFIATGIIGFIWLLLWFIYYEVPQKQKRLSQAELEYITSDKTEVNEEEKAEKVSWLKLLSFRQTWAFAIGKLLTDPIWWFYLFWLPDFLMKQYKLTTTEIIWPCALVYVIGSIGSIGGGWLPLMLINKNWPAYKARKTSMLIYAIAVLPVLFSQYLGSINMWCAILVIGLAVSAHQAWSANIFTTVSDMFPKNATASVTGLGGMFGALGGILLTLVVQKNMFVYYTKIGKIETGYFIMFCICGAAYLLAWLIMHILVPRMKKVEL, from the coding sequence ATGAATGAAGCCAATGCGGCGATTGGAAAATATCGCTGGACAATATGCAGCTTAGTCTTTTTTGCTACGACAGTGAATTATTTAGACAGGAATGTAATAAGTTATTTAAGGCCTTTTTTAGCAGAAGCTTTTCATTGGTCGCCTGAACAGGAAGTAATAGACTATGCAAATATTGAAATAGCTTTTAAAATTGCCTACGCTTTTGGAATGCTGATGGCGGGAGGATTCATTGATAAATTAGGAACAAAATTAGGTTATGCGATAGCAACAGGTTTATGGAGTTTAGCCGCCATCGCTCATGCTTTTGCAACAGGAACCGGAGGTTTTATAATTGCACGTATCTTTTTAGGAGTTACTGAAGCCGGGAACTTCCCCGCAGCAATAAAAGCTACTGCCGAATGGTTTCCTCAGAAAGAGCGGGCATTAGCTACCGGTATTTTTAACTCCGGAAGCAACATTGGAGCAATAATCGTTCCTTTAACAGTTCCGTTTATTGCTGAAAATTACGGCTGGCAATGGGCATTTATTGCAACAGGAATTATTGGCTTTATATGGCTGCTTTTATGGTTCATCTATTATGAAGTGCCTCAAAAACAAAAACGTCTGTCTCAGGCCGAACTTGAATATATTACTTCAGACAAAACGGAAGTGAATGAAGAAGAAAAGGCTGAAAAAGTATCTTGGTTAAAACTGCTTTCTTTCCGTCAGACTTGGGCATTTGCAATTGGTAAATTATTAACCGATCCTATCTGGTGGTTTTATTTATTCTGGTTACCGGATTTCTTAATGAAACAATACAAACTTACGACTACTGAAATTATCTGGCCTTGTGCATTAGTTTATGTCATTGGAAGCATAGGAAGTATTGGCGGAGGATGGCTTCCTTTAATGCTGATAAACAAAAACTGGCCAGCATATAAAGCCCGTAAAACAAGTATGCTCATTTATGCAATTGCAGTTTTACCTGTTTTATTTTCACAGTATTTAGGCTCAATTAATATGTGGTGTGCAATTTTGGTTATTGGTCTTGCTGTCTCTGCGCATCAGGCATGGAGTGCAAATATATTCACAACTGTATCAGATATGTTTCCCAAAAACGCAACTGCTTCTGTAACAGGACTCGGAGGAATGTTCGGTGCACTTGGAGGAATTCTATTAACTTTAGTAGTACAGAAAAACATGTTTGTTTATTATACAAAAATCGGCAAGATTGAAACGGGTTACTTCATCATGTTCTGCATTTGCGGAGCAGCTTATTTATTAGCCTGGCTTATCATGCATATTTTAGTTCCAAGAATGAAAAAAGTAGAGCTATAA
- the kduI gene encoding 5-dehydro-4-deoxy-D-glucuronate isomerase: protein MTKYSSRYASSPEAVKHYDTKQLRDEFLIDDLMQENEITLTYSHYDRYIAGGAVPVNDLTLETIDPLKAGYFLERRELGIINVGGNGSVVVEGTVYELGFKDALYIGSGNKEVIFKSADSKNPAKFYINSAPAHTNYPTKKVSLAEAKKLELGTMETANHRTVNQMIIGGVVTTCQLQMGMTELRPGSVWNTMPAHVHDRRMEVYFYLDIPENQAVCHFMGQPQETRHIWMNNHQAVISPPWSIHSGSGTSNYTFIWGMAGENLDYGDMDVCKITDLR, encoded by the coding sequence ATGACTAAATACAGTTCCAGATACGCTTCCAGCCCCGAAGCAGTAAAACATTATGACACTAAACAATTGAGAGATGAATTCTTAATTGATGATTTAATGCAGGAAAACGAGATTACATTGACCTATTCTCATTATGACCGATATATTGCGGGAGGAGCTGTTCCTGTTAACGATTTAACATTGGAAACAATAGATCCATTAAAAGCAGGCTATTTCCTGGAACGCAGAGAACTGGGAATTATAAATGTTGGAGGAAATGGTTCTGTAGTAGTTGAAGGAACAGTATATGAATTAGGTTTTAAAGATGCTTTATATATTGGAAGTGGAAACAAAGAAGTAATTTTTAAAAGTGCAGATTCAAAAAATCCTGCTAAATTTTATATCAACTCTGCTCCTGCTCATACAAACTATCCAACTAAAAAAGTAAGTTTAGCTGAAGCTAAAAAACTGGAATTAGGAACTATGGAAACAGCAAATCACCGTACCGTAAATCAGATGATTATTGGCGGTGTTGTTACTACCTGCCAATTGCAGATGGGAATGACCGAATTAAGACCGGGAAGTGTTTGGAACACTATGCCTGCTCACGTTCATGACCGCAGAATGGAAGTTTATTTCTATTTGGATATTCCAGAAAATCAAGCCGTTTGTCACTTTATGGGACAGCCTCAGGAAACAAGACATATCTGGATGAACAATCACCAGGCTGTTATTTCACCGCCATGGTCAATCCATTCAGGTTCAGGAACAAGCAACTATACTTTTATTTGGGGAATGGCTGGAGAAAACCTTGATTATGGAGATATGGATGTTTGTAAAATAACAGATTTAAGATAA
- a CDS encoding gluconate 5-dehydrogenase — protein MSINLFDLTGKTALVTGAVHGLGMAMAKGLGHAGAKIVINDRSSRETVDNAVAEYKSVGIDAYGYIFDVTDEAAVIENIKKIEAEVGPIDILINNAGIIKRTPIVDMEVTDFAEVINVDLISPFIMSKAVAKGMIARGTGGKIINICSMMSELGRDTVSAYASAKGGLKMLTKSMATEWAKFNIQTNGIGPGYFATTQTAPIRVDGHPFNEFIISRTPANRWGDPEDLQGAAVFLSSKASDFVNGHILYVDGGILATIGKPSNE, from the coding sequence ATGTCAATCAACCTTTTTGATTTAACTGGAAAAACAGCATTAGTAACTGGTGCAGTTCACGGACTTGGAATGGCAATGGCAAAAGGACTTGGTCATGCTGGAGCAAAAATTGTAATAAACGATCGTTCTTCACGAGAAACAGTAGACAATGCTGTTGCTGAATACAAATCAGTAGGAATTGATGCTTACGGATATATATTTGATGTAACTGATGAAGCTGCTGTAATTGAAAATATTAAAAAAATCGAGGCTGAAGTCGGCCCGATCGATATCCTGATCAATAACGCTGGAATCATTAAAAGAACTCCTATCGTTGATATGGAAGTTACTGATTTTGCTGAAGTAATCAATGTAGATTTAATCAGCCCTTTTATCATGTCTAAAGCAGTTGCTAAAGGTATGATTGCTCGCGGAACCGGAGGAAAAATCATCAACATCTGTTCTATGATGAGCGAACTGGGAAGAGATACAGTAAGTGCTTACGCTTCTGCAAAAGGAGGTTTAAAAATGCTTACTAAAAGCATGGCTACAGAATGGGCAAAATTCAATATCCAGACAAATGGAATCGGTCCTGGATACTTTGCTACAACCCAAACTGCTCCAATTAGAGTAGATGGGCACCCATTTAATGAATTTATCATCAGCAGAACTCCAGCAAACCGTTGGGGAGATCCAGAAGATTTACAAGGTGCAGCCGTATTCTTGTCTTCAAAAGCAAGTGATTTCGTTAACGGACACATCCTTTATGTAGATGGCGGAATTCTAGCTACTATTGGAAAACCATCAAACGAATAA
- the uxaC gene encoding glucuronate isomerase produces MSTSFIHDNFLLENKFAEELYHNYSKNQPIIDYHNHLNPQFIAEDKIFDNITNVWINGDHYKWRAMRTLGINEQFITGNGSDKDKFLNWGKTVPYTMRNPLYHWTHLELARYFDITELLNEKSAESIYEQASAKINSPEYSTRNLLKKVNAEFVCTTEDPIDNLEYHQQLAKSDFTTKVSTAFRPDKAILISNDGYNDYIDTLGQVAGVTINTYSDLCSALRNRIEYFDKNGCKLCDHGLDQVYFENYTETEINAIFKKKRENTALSSEEALKFQSAVLFFLFETYHEFGWVQQLHLGALRNNNARMHRILGPDTGWDSIGDYPQAQKLSGFLNALDSKDKLAKTIIYNLNPADNEVMATMIGNFNDGSVRGKVQFGSGWWFLDQKDGMTKQLNALSNMGLISCFIGMLTDSRSFLSFPRHEYFRRILCNLLGDEIKRGELPNDMEWIGKMVSDISYNNAKEYFKF; encoded by the coding sequence ATGAGCACAAGTTTCATACACGATAATTTTTTATTAGAAAATAAATTTGCTGAAGAATTGTATCACAATTATTCAAAAAATCAGCCTATAATTGATTATCACAATCACTTAAATCCGCAGTTTATTGCCGAAGATAAAATTTTTGACAATATCACCAATGTTTGGATAAATGGAGATCACTACAAGTGGCGTGCCATGCGTACTTTAGGAATCAATGAGCAGTTTATTACTGGAAATGGTTCGGATAAAGACAAATTCCTAAACTGGGGAAAAACTGTACCTTATACAATGCGTAATCCTTTGTATCATTGGACGCACTTAGAATTGGCCCGTTATTTTGATATTACTGAGTTATTAAACGAAAAATCTGCAGAATCAATTTACGAACAAGCTTCTGCAAAAATAAATTCTCCAGAATACAGCACAAGAAACTTACTTAAAAAAGTAAATGCCGAATTTGTATGTACTACTGAAGATCCTATTGACAACTTAGAATACCATCAGCAATTAGCTAAAAGTGATTTCACTACAAAAGTAAGCACAGCTTTTAGACCTGATAAGGCAATCCTTATTTCAAATGACGGTTACAATGATTACATTGACACATTGGGTCAAGTGGCCGGCGTGACTATCAATACCTATTCCGATTTATGTTCGGCTTTAAGAAATAGAATTGAGTATTTTGACAAAAACGGATGTAAATTATGTGATCATGGTTTGGATCAGGTTTACTTTGAAAACTACACTGAAACCGAAATAAATGCTATCTTCAAAAAGAAAAGAGAAAATACAGCACTAAGCAGCGAAGAAGCATTGAAATTTCAAAGCGCAGTATTGTTCTTCCTCTTTGAAACCTACCACGAATTTGGATGGGTACAGCAGCTTCACTTAGGAGCATTGAGAAACAACAATGCCCGTATGCACCGTATCCTTGGACCTGACACAGGATGGGATTCTATTGGAGATTATCCGCAGGCTCAAAAACTGTCTGGTTTCTTAAACGCTTTGGACAGCAAAGATAAATTAGCAAAAACAATTATTTATAATCTGAATCCTGCAGACAATGAAGTTATGGCTACCATGATTGGTAACTTTAATGACGGAAGCGTTAGAGGAAAAGTTCAATTTGGTTCAGGCTGGTGGTTTTTAGACCAAAAAGACGGAATGACCAAACAGCTGAATGCACTTTCAAACATGGGGCTTATCAGCTGCTTTATTGGAATGCTGACAGATTCAAGAAGCTTTTTATCTTTTCCAAGACATGAATATTTCAGACGTATTCTTTGTAATCTTTTAGGTGATGAAATTAAAAGAGGGGAACTTCCTAATGATATGGAATGGATAGGTAAAATGGTTTCAGATATCAGTTATAATAATGCTAAAGAATATTTCAAATTCTAA
- a CDS encoding sugar kinase, with the protein MSKVVSFGEIMLRLSPEGNLRFGQATSFGATYGGGEFNVAVSLVNYGVNAEFVTRLPENEIGTCALREMRKMNVESKNIVFGGERLGIYFLETGAGTRGSNVVYDRAHSSMATIEKGTIDWENVLKDAAWFHWSGITAAISQSAAEACLEAVKTAHKLGLTISCDLNYRSKLWQYGKTPSEVMPELLQYCNVILGDIDTAYFMLGKAKVNPDYQDEKSLPVLYTALFDLLPNLKTVATTLRYSVSASHQRIGGILFDGKAIYQGAVKEVTPVIDRVGSGDAFMGGLIYGLLEYPNNSQKALNFAVAACCLKHTIAGDYNLASLKEVENMAEGDSAGLVSR; encoded by the coding sequence ATGAGTAAAGTAGTTTCATTCGGAGAAATAATGTTACGCCTTTCACCAGAAGGGAATTTACGTTTTGGCCAAGCCACATCATTTGGAGCAACTTATGGCGGAGGCGAATTTAACGTTGCTGTTTCTTTAGTAAATTATGGTGTAAACGCTGAGTTTGTAACAAGATTACCAGAAAATGAAATTGGTACCTGTGCCTTAAGAGAAATGAGAAAAATGAACGTAGAATCCAAAAACATTGTTTTTGGAGGAGAACGTTTAGGAATTTATTTTCTTGAAACAGGAGCCGGAACACGAGGAAGTAATGTAGTGTATGACCGAGCACACAGTTCTATGGCAACTATTGAAAAAGGAACTATAGACTGGGAAAATGTACTAAAAGATGCTGCCTGGTTTCACTGGAGCGGTATTACAGCAGCTATCTCTCAAAGTGCAGCCGAAGCTTGCTTGGAAGCTGTTAAAACAGCACATAAATTAGGTTTAACTATATCATGCGACTTAAATTACAGATCCAAGTTATGGCAGTATGGAAAAACTCCAAGTGAGGTAATGCCTGAGTTACTGCAATACTGTAATGTAATTTTAGGAGATATTGATACTGCTTATTTTATGTTAGGAAAAGCTAAAGTAAATCCAGATTATCAAGACGAAAAATCACTTCCTGTTTTATATACAGCCTTATTTGATTTACTTCCTAATCTGAAAACTGTGGCCACAACATTGCGCTATTCAGTAAGTGCTTCTCATCAAAGAATCGGCGGTATATTATTTGACGGAAAAGCAATCTACCAAGGAGCTGTAAAAGAAGTCACACCAGTTATTGACCGTGTCGGAAGCGGTGATGCCTTCATGGGAGGATTAATTTACGGTTTATTGGAATATCCAAATAACAGCCAAAAAGCATTAAACTTTGCAGTTGCAGCCTGCTGCTTAAAACATACCATTGCAGGAGATTATAATCTGGCAAGCTTAAAAGAAGTAGAAAATATGGCAGAAGGTGATTCTGCTGGTTTAGTATCTAGATAA